The Geothrix oryzae DNA window TATGATCAGGGGGATGCGGCCGCCGGCGCGGACCTCGTCGAAGATGACCTCCGACTTCACCTTGAACTCGGCGATGACTTTGCCGTTCTTCAGGGCCTTGCCCTCGTAGGGGCGCAGCTCGATGACATCGCCCATGTCCATGCCGTTGACATCCAGTTCGATGGGCAGGGCACCGGCGTCTTCCATGGTGTTATAGAAAATGGGCGCGATCTTGGAGCCCAGGCAGACGCCGCCGAAGCGCTTGTTGGGCACGAAGGGGATGTCCTCGCCCGTGAACCAGAGCACGGAGTTGGTGGCGGACTTTCTAGAGGAACCGGTGCCCACCACATCGCCCACATAAGCCACGAGGTGGCCCTTGGCCTTGAGGCCCTCCAGCTGCTTGAGGGGGCCCACCTTGCCGGGATCATCGGGGGTGATGCCGGGTCGGGCGTTCTTCAGCATGGCCACGGCGTGGAGCGGAATGTCGGGGCGGCTCCACGCATCGGGGGCCGGGGACAGGTCATCGGTATTGGTCTCGCCCGTGACTTTGAAGACCGTCAGGGTGAGGCTCTGGGGCACTTCCGGGTGGCTGGTGAACCACTCGGCCTCGGCCCAGGACTTCAGCACGGCCTGGGCGTTGGCATTGCCGGCATCGGCCTTGGCCTTGACTTCGGCGAAGGCGTCGAAGACCAGCAGGGTCTTCTTCAGCCCCTCGGCGGCGATGCCGCCCACCTGGGCGTCTTCCAGCAGGTCGATGAGGGGCTTCACATTGAAGCCGCCGAGCATGGTGCCCAGCAGCTCCGTGGCCTTCTCGCGCGGCACCAGGGCCACTTTCTCGGCGCCCTTGGCCACGGCGGCCAGGAAGGCGGCCTTCACCCGCGCGGCGTCGTCCACGCCGGCGGGCACGCGGTGGGTCAGCAGGTCGAGGAGGAAGGCCTCTTCGCCCGCGGGGGGATGGGCCAGGAGGAGGGTGAGTTCGGAGGTCTGCGCTTCGGTGAGGGGCAGGGGGGGGATGCCCAGGGCGGCCCGTTCGGCGACATGTTGGCGATAGGCTTGCAGCACGGTCAACTCCCCATAGAACGCCGCTGGGCGCGATGCGAACCTTCATTCTACATCCCGCCCGGCGCTGGGCGGGGAGCCGCTTCCCCGGTGGCGCATGGTCTGCCCGAATTCTGGACAGAGGGGGTGTCCTGCTCAATCCCTACTCATTCTCAGGGCGTTCCGGGCCGATCCAGGGGATGGGAGAGTGCACGAAGCATGACCATCAAACGGGTGAAGGTCGAGGACCTCAAGGCGGGCATGTATGTCCATGATCTCAACTGCAGTTGGCTCGAACATGGATTTATCCGGCAGCGCTTTGCGCTGAAGCATGCCGATCAGATCCAGAAGATCCGGGACCACGGGCTGAATGAAATCTACATCGACACCGCCCGCGGGGACGATGTGGCGGGGGCCCCCACCCAGGCCGAGATCGAACAGGGCCTGGCGCAGCGGCTCAAGGCCTCGGCCACGGGCGGGGCCGCGCTCGCCCCGGCCCGGGTCTCCCAGCGGGAGGAGGCGATCGCCGCGCGGAGCATCCTGGGCGAAGCGGCCGATGTGGTGCAGGGTCTGCTCCAGGATGTGCGGCTTGGAAAGCAGCTGGATCCGGCCAAGGCCCTGCCCCTGGTGAAGGCGATGCGCTCCTCCGTGTTGCGGAACCCCGGGGCGCTGATCAGCCTGTCCCGCATCAAGAATGCCGACACTTACACCTTCCAGCACTCGGTGAGCATCTGCGCCCTGCTGGTGTCCTTCGCCCAGGCCCTGGGCATGGATGCCGCCACGGTGGAGGAGGCGGGTCTGGGAGGGTTGCTCCACGATGTGGGGAAGATGAAGGTCCCGAACGAGATCCTCAACAAACCGGGGAAGCTGACGGAGGACGAGTTCGTCGTCATGAAGTCCCACGCCGATCTCGGCGAGGCGATCCTGAGGGGCGTGCCCGGGATCTCAAGCCTTGTCGTCCGCATCGCCGGGGAGCATCACGAGAAGGTGTCCGGCGGTGGCTACCCCCGGGGGATCGCGGCCGGGGAGATCTCCCAGATCGGCCGCATGGCCGCCATCGTGGATGTCTACGACGCGCTCACCTCCAACCGCGTCTACCACAAGGGGAAGGAGCCCTCCGAGGTGCTGAAGCGGCTCCTGGAATGGAGCGGCTCGCACCTGGATGGCGACCTGGTGCAGCACTTCATCCGGATCCTGGGCATCTACCCGGTGGGGTCGCTGGTGCGCCTGTCCGGGGGCCGGCTGGCCGTGGTGGTGGAACAGGGGGAAGATCTGCTCCGGCCCACCGTGCGGGTGGTGTTCGATGCGAGTCGGAAGCTTCACCTCCAGCCCCGGGACCTGCACCTGGCCCACGCCACGGAGCAGATCGTGGACTACGAGGAGCCCCTGGCCTGGGGTCTGGATCCGGCGACCTACCTCTGAATCAGTATCCCGCCGCCTGCCCGTCCTTCCGCGATTCCGAGGCCCCGAAGTAGACCTTCTGCCTGGGGTCCCAGCGGATGGCCTGGTAGCCGCCGTAGCCGCCGAACATCCAGCCCACCCCATGGCCGCGGTTCATAAGCTCGCGGACGGTCTCATAGGGGAAGCCGCTCTCCAGCTGGATGGTGCCGGGCAGCTTCCCTTTTTCGCCGGTGGGCTCCGGAGAACCGTCGTGGCTCATGCGGGGCGCGTCGCCGGCCTCCTGGGCGTTCATGCCGAAGTCGATCATGTTCATCACGATCTGGGCATGGCCGATGGGCTGGAACTCACCGCCCATGACGCCATAGCTGAGGAAGGGCTGGCCGTCCTTGGTGATGAAGCCGGGGATGATGGTGTGGAAGGGCCGCTTGCCGGGCGCGTAGCTGTTGGCGTTGCCTTCTTCGAGGTTGAACAGCTCGCCCCGGTCCTGGAGGCAGAAACCCAGGTCGCCGGGCGTCATGCCGCTGCCCATGCCGCGGTAGTTGCTCTGGATGAGGCTCACCATGTTGCCCTCGCTGTCGGCGGTGGTCAGGTAGACCGTGTCGCCTTCCTTGAGGGGCGGGTGGCCCGCCTCCAGGCGGCGCGAGGCGCGGTCGCCGATGAGGGCCCGGCGCTGGGCGGCGTAGTCCTTCGAGAGCAGCCAGGCCAGCGGCACCTTCATGAAGGCGGCGTCGGCGTAGAACCGGGCCCGGTCCTCGAAGGCCAGCTTCTTGGCTTCGGTGAACAGGTGGACATGCTGAGGGCTGCCGAAGGGGATCTTCGAGAAGTCGTAGCCTTCGAGGATGTTCAGCATCTGCAGGGCGGCGATGCCCTGGCCGTTGGGGGGCAGCTCCCACACCTCGTAGCCGCGGTAGGTCACGCTGACGGGCTCGACCCACTCCGAATGGTGGGCGGCCAGGTCCTCGTAGCTGAGGAAGCCGCCCTGGGCCTTCATGTAGGCGTCGATCTTGCGGGCGATCTCGCCCTTGTAGAAGGCGTCGCGGCCTTCTTTCCCGAGGATCTCCAGCGTCTTCGCCAGGCGCGGATTGCGGAAGATCTCGCCGCTCTTCGGCGCGCGCTTGCCGTCCACGGTGAAGGTTTCCGTGAAGCCCGGGAACTTCCCGAGCACGGGCACGCTGCGGTCCCAGTAGTAGGCGATGAGCTCGCTGACCGGGAAGCCCTCCTTGGCGTAGCGGATGGCCGGGGCCAGCACCTGGGCCATGGGCAGCTTGCCGAATTTCTTGTGCAGCTCGAACCAGCCGTCCACGCAGCCCGGCACGCTCACGGGCAGGGGGCCGTGGGGCGGAATGTGCTTGAGGCCGAGCTTCTTGAAGTGCTCGAGGCCGAGCGATTTCGGGGAGCGCCCGCTGCCGTTGAGGCCGTGCAGCTTCTTCGTCTTGGCGTCCCACACGATGGCGTAGAGGTCGCCGCCCATGCCGCTGCCCGTGGGTTCCATGAGGCCCAGGGCCGCGTCCGCGGCGATGGCGGCGTCCACGGCAGAACCGCCCTGCTTCAGCACATCCAGGGCGATCTGGGTCACCAGGGCCTGGCTGGTGCAGGCCATGCCGTGCTGGGCCGCCACTTCGGAGCGGGTGGCGAAGGCCCGGCCCGTGACGCGGTCGCCGGCCAGCAGGGGCAGGGCCGCCAGGGACAGGGCGACCAGAGATGGGGCGAGGCATGCCGTCGGGATGCGCATGGGACCTCCGGGGGAGGCCCCCATGAAAACACGGTTGCCTCGCAAATTGAGGCTTCAATTTCGCCGGCCCCCCGCCAAATTTCATCGCCACCGCGCCATGCTGGGGGCGAGGTGTCCCATGCCCTTCGATGCTGCTGCCCGGGAATCCTTTCTTCGCCGTTATGCGGAGGGACCTGCCCTCCTCCGGCGCGCCTGGGAGGAGGTGCCCGGAGAGGCCCGGATCTGGCGGCCGGGGGAAGGGCGTTGGAGCGCCCAGGAAGTCCTGATCCACTGCGCGGATTCGGAAACCTACGCGGCCATCCGCATCCGCCTCCTGCTGGCGGAGCCGGATCCCCTGATTGTGGGTTACGATGAGAACGCCTGGGCCCGCCGGTTCGACTACCATGCGGCGGACCCGGAACTGGCCCTGACCCTGATCGGGGCCGTCCGGGCCCACACGGCGTCCATGCTGGCCGGGCTTCCGGGGGAAGCCTGGGAGCGCATGGGCCGGCACACCCAAAGCGGCCCGTACGGCACCGACGACTGGCTGCGCAGCTACGGGGAGCACCTGGAGATCCATGCCGCCCAGATCCGGCGGAACCTGACGGCGTGGGAGGCCGGACATGGCCGCTGACCTCGACCTGGACGCCTACCTGCAACGGATCGGTTTCGGGGGCGAGACGACCCCGCGCCTGGACACCCTGTGCGGCCTCCACTTCGCCCACGCCACGGCCATCCCCTTCGAGAACCTGGACATCCAGATGGGCCTGCCCATCCGGCTCGACCTGGCCTCGCTCCAGGACAAGCTGGTGCGGCGCCGGCGGGGAGGCTACTGCTTCGAGCACAACACGCTGTTCCTCGCCGTGCTGAAGACCCTCGGCTTCGAGGCCATCCCCTGCGAGGCCCGTGTGCGGCTGGGCGCGCCCGGGGTGCTGCCCCGCACCCACATGCTGCTGGTGATCCGTCTGGAGGGGGACTTCTGGCTCTGCGATGTGGGCTTCGGCGGCGAGGGCCTGCTCTGGCCCGTGGCCATGGACGGCGAGCAGCACGGCCAGTTCCAGAATGCCTACCGGGTGGCCGAGGAGGGCGGGCTTCGCGTGCTCCAGTCCCGCCACGAAGAGGCCTGGACGGACCTGTACGCCTTCCAGTCAGAACCCCAGTTCCCGGTGGATTTCGAAATGGCGAACCACTACACCTCCACGCACCCGGAATCCCGCTTCGTCCGAACCCTCACCGCCCAGCTGCCGGGTCCGGAGGTCCGGCGCATCCTCCGCAACCGCGCCTATGCCGAGATTCGCGGCTCCCGCGTGGAGGGCCGCGAACTGGCGCCCGAGGAAGTGATCCCCACCCTCCGGGAGACCTTCGGGATCGAGGTGCCCGACGGCACGCGGTTCCGGGCCTTCGAGGGGGCGTGACCGCTCAGACCAGCGCGGGCATCGAGCGGTCAGCTTCCGCAGCACTAACTGGAGCAGGATCGGCGGGAAGGTAGGCGGGGTTCCACATCGCCTCGGCGACGGCCCCGGGAATCTGGGCGTCCTCCAGACTGCGGTTCGCCACGCCCGCTTCCCGGGCCTCGCGGACCACGGCCGCCGCCACCTGGGCCGTCACCTCGCGGATCCGGGCCGCGGGCGGGAAGAGGCTCCCGGCCTCGAGATCGTCGGCGTGGACCTCCTGCGCGAGCTGCCGGGCGGCGGCGGTGAACATGCCGTCGGTCACCTCCCGGGCCTCGGCGACCAGGATCCCCAGGCCCACGCCCGGGAAGACGAAGACATTGTTGCTCTGGCCGATGCGGTGCTCCCGGCCGGCATGGGTCACCGGGTCGAAGGGGCTCCCCGTGGCCACCAGGGCGCGGCCATCCGTCCAGGCCAGCACATCCTTGGGCTTGGCCTCGCACTTGCTCGTGGGGTTCGACATGGGCAGCACGATGGGGCGCTCGGCATAGCAGGCCATTTCCCGGATGGCCTCCTCGGTGAAGGCCCCGGCGGTTCCCGAGGTCCCGATCAGCATGGTGGGCTTGAAGGCGCGGATCACCGACAGCAGGTCCCGCTTCTGGCCCCGGCCCAGGCCCATCTTCTCGGCCATGTCCACCGGCCAGGCGAACTCCCGCTGCAGGGGGTCGAGCCCCGGGTCATCCTCCACGAGGAGGCCCTGGACATCGAGGTTGGCCATGGCCGCGGTCAGGTCCTCCCCGTCCAGGCCTTCGCGCCGGAGGGTCGTGCGCATGAGCCGGGCGATGCCGATCCCGGCGGCGCCGGAGCCGAGGAAGAGGATGCGGTGCTGGCGGATAGGGATCCCCGTGGCCCGGACACCGGCGATCAGGGCGGCCACGCCCACGGCGGCGGTGCCCTGGATGTCGTCGTTGAAGGAGGTGAGGGTCTTGCGGTAGCGCTCAAGCAGGCGGAAGGCGTTGAACTTCTTGAAGTCCTCCCACTGGAGGAGGGCCTTCGGGAAGCAGAGCTTCACCGCGTGGACGAACTCGTCCACCAGCGTGTCGTACTCCGGGCCCCGGAGTCGCGGCGCCCGCCAGCCCAGGTAGAACTCGTCCTCCAGCAGGTCGAGGTTGTCCGTGCCCACATCCAGGCTCACGGGCAGGGTCTGCCAGGGCGGGATGCCCGCCGCCGCCGTGTAGAGCGCCAGCTTCCCGATGGGGATGCCCATGCCGCCCACGCCCTGATCGCCGAGGCCCAGGATGCGCTCGTTGTCCGTGACGACGATCAGCCGGATGTCCTCGAAGGGCGCGTTCCGCAGCACCTCGGCGATATGGCCGCGATGCTCCGGGGTGATCCAGATGCCCCGGGCCCGCCGGAAGATGTGGCTGAATTCCTGGCAGGCTCGACCCACCGTGGGCGTGTAGACGATGGGGAGGAACTCCTGGATGTGATCGATCAGGACCCGGTAGAACAGGTGCTCATTGCGATCCTGCAGCGCGGCCAGCCCGATGTACTTCTCCAGGGGATCGGGCTTGCACTGGATGCTGGCATAGACCCGCCGGGCCTGCTGGTCGATGGTGGTGACCGCGTGGGGCAGCAAGCCCTCGAGGCCGAGGGCCAGACGCTCCTCCTGGGTGAAGGCGGTGCCCTTGGTGTACATGGGATTCCGCAGGAGGCGCACGCCCCGGAAGGGCACATTCACCCGCTTCCTGCCACTGGGTTCGAGCTTTTGGCCGTAGCGTTCCATGCGGATGCCTCCCTGGGTGGATGACCAGCCGCTTCACAGCGAAGGCCGTGAAGCTCACAAGGCACCCTCCTCTGGAACCGATGCCGCGCATGGGACGGGGCGGGTGCCGGGGAAACCAAGCCCGCCCCAATATGCGTTCCAGGAGGAAGCCTGTCCAGCTTGCTGGTTCCAAAACCCCAGCAGGTCCAGAAGGATAGGAACGATTGCCCCAGGCTTTACCAGGCGATTCGCTCTCCATCCCGCCAGAACCCGCCCGTGAGGTCCGGACTGGCCTGGAGGAGCAGCCAGAGGATGCTGTTCGCCCCTTCTTCGAGGCTGCGGGGCGCTTCGGCGCCGCCCATGTCGGTGCGCACCCAGCCGGGGCAGACGGCGTTCACGGCGATGCCGCGGGGCCTGAGGGCCTCGGCCAGCTGGACCGTGACGGCGTTGAGGGCGGTCTTGGAGATGCAGTAGCCCGGAGCCCAAGCGGCGGGGGCGGACAGCGAGCCGCCCTCGCTGCTCACATTCACGATGCGACCCCCCCTCGGCATGAGCGGCGCGAAGGCCTGGGCCATGCGCAACGGACCCAGGGCATTGGTCTCCAGGGTGCGGCGGAGGGTGTCGGCCTCCAGCTCCATCACCCCCGTGGCCCCGTCCAGGAGGATGCCCGCGTTGTTCACCAGGGCGTCCAGGTGGCCGTGGCGGGCCTTCACTTCGGCCGCCGCGGCCAGGATCGAGGCCTCGTCCGCCACATTCAAAGCCAGCACTTCCAAGTCATGGAGGGGCTCCGGCCGCCGCATGCCCGTGATCACGGTGAACCCCCGGGCGGCCAGCCGCAGGGCCACCTCCCGACCCAGCCCGCGGCCTGCGCCGGTCACGAGGATGGTGCCGCCACGAAGTCCCGCATCGCTCATGCCGCCTCCAGTGCAGGGACCGGTCGCCGCCTGCCGAGTCGTGGAATCATGGAGCCATGTCCAAGGCCCCGTCAACGAACGCCACCCGGCTCCTGAAGCAGGCCGGCGTGGCCTACACCGAGCACCTCTACCGCTACGAGGAGCACTGTGGCACGGCGGTGAGTGCCCGGGAACTGGGGGTGGGTGAACACGCGGTTTGCCCCGTGACGGAAGCCCAGACCTAATTCGAATGTCGGAAATAGCGAATCTGACTTGGCGCCATTTCTGATGGGCGATTCTCTTTTAAAGGCAAGGTGGTGAGTTTTAGGCGGCCACCGGTTTCTATTTCAAAACAAGATTCCGAGCCAGATATTCCCTGGCCAGTTCGAAGCCACCAACATCCGGGGCCCCAATCGACGAATACCCCACCTGTCCATGTTTGTTCGCTTCCACCTATGGGGATCTCGGAAATGTTGTGTGGGGTGAATCGAATTGTGAAGGGTTGATGGTCAGATGCAGGAGTGATGATCATTCGCTCTGGAGCTGGAGAAGATTCCTGAATCCAAGTGCCATGAAGAGGTTTCGGAACGGATGGAATGACATCAGAAAAATCTTCATAATATGGGCCAGGGCGTGGCACCATGCGCTTATAGATGCTGATAATCGGTGAATCACTTCTTGTGGCCGATGATCCGCGTTCCCAGACATGCAACTCTAGTGTGAAAGAATCAAGAAGTTTGAAAGTCCCTTCTATGCGTGTATATGGCCATGCTAGTGTTCGGAATCTCCACTCATTAGTGGAAATGGGTATATAGTAAGATAAATATCGTCTGATCTCTGAGGGTTGGAGGCTTCCCTGTAGAGAAGATTTTCCAAATGATGGAATCCAGTATTGTGATTTAGTGGTTAGATATAAATATTTACTCGAAGGAGGATTTTCTGAATTTAGGTTTTCCCAGGCACCTTGGATCTCTTCGGGAATTCCAGTTATTGTTGATGAGGTAAGTGGAAGTTCATTTGGCGTCGACTGGAGTCTTACCGGATTGGTGAGTTGTACGAGTAACATGAATATTGTTGAAAACATATTAACACCCGCCACTTCCAAATTTAGAAGCTATAGCATCAGCCAATCCATTTAAGCCCATTCTCCGAAGCGCTTCTTCGATAGAAATTGACTCGGCCTTTGCTTTCGCGCCAGCAGCTAACATTACTCCCAAAGTATCTATGCTTGGGGTGGAAGAATTTGCTAGATCTAAATATTCCATCTTCGGATTCTGCGGTCGACCGATGGGGAGAACGAGAGCTGGGTCTCAAGGCACGACATTCTGCTGCAGGCATGCAAAAAGGGGTTGTACGAACCATCGGAACCCCTCTTCTGCACTCATGCCTGGCTCCTGCTCCGCGGGTGCGATCATGGGGTCATGTCGAAGGCACCCTCCACCAACGCCACTCGGCTGCTCAGGCAGGCCGGCATCGCCTACACCGAGCACCTCTACCGCTACGAGGAGCACGGCGGCACGGCGGTGAGCGCCCGGGAACTCGGAGTGGACGAGCACGCCGTCATCAAGACGCTGGTGATGGAGGACGAGCGCGCGGCGCCGCTCATCATCCTCATGCATGGCGACCGCGAGGTGAGCACCAAGGAGCTGGCGCGCCAGATCAGCGCGAAGGCCGTGCAGCCCTGCAAGCCCGAGGTGGCCAACCGCCACAGCGGGTACCTGGTCGGCGGCACCAGCCCCCTGGGCACGAAAAAAGCCATGCCCATCCATGCCGAGGCCACGATCTTCGACCTGGACCGCATCTACCTCAACGGCGGCAGCCGGGGCTTCCTCGTCGGCCTCAATCCCAAGGACCTGGACAAAGTGCTGAAGGTAAGCCGCGTGTCTGTGGCGGTCCCGTAGGCGTTGGCCCATCTGGGCGTGTGGTTAACCACAGAGGTCGCAGAGATCGATTGGAAGGTTCACCGTTCTTTCTCTGCGTCCTCTGCGACCTCTGCGGTAAAAAAGGAAGTTCGTTCCCCACCGTCTTCGGAGGTTTCCATGACGCACGCCAAGCGACCCCTGGGCCGCACCGGCCTCTCGATCTCGCCGCTGGTCTTCGGCGGCAATGTGTTCGGCTGGACCGCCGACAAGCAGACCTCCTTTGATCTCCTCGACCGCTTCACCGGCGCGGGTTTCGAGACGGTGGATACCGCCGATGTGTACTCGGCCTGGAAGCCCGGCAATGTCGGCGGCGAGTCGGAAACCATCCTCGGCGAGTGGATGCGGGCCCGCGGTTGCCGCGACCGCATCATCCTAATCACCAAGGTCGGCATGGAGATGGGGCCGGGCCGGAAGGGGCTGTCGGGGACCTGGATCGAGCGCGCGGTGGAGGATTCCCTGCGTCGCCTCCAGACCGACCATCTCGATGTCTACCTGTCCCACAAGTACGACCCGGAGGCGCCGCACGAGGAAACGCTCGCGGCCTACCAGAAGCTGATCGCGGCGGGCAAGGTGCGGGCCATCGGCGCCTCGAACTTCGATGCGACCCAGCTGGGCGCGGCCCTGGAGGTCGCGGCGGAGAAGGGCCTGCCGCGCTACGAGATCCTGCAGCCCGAATACAACCTGTACGACCGCAAGAGCTTCGATGGCGCCCTGCGCGACCTGTCGATGGCCGAGGGGCTTGGGGTCATCACCTACTACAGCCTCGCGCGGGGATTCCTCAGCGGCAAATACCGGGGCGAAGCCGATCTGGGGCTGAGCCCGCGGGGCGGCGGGGTCAAGGCCTACCTCAACGAGCGGGGCTTCCGCATCCTCCAGGCGCTCGATGAAGTGGCCTCCCGGCACGGGGCGAAGCCTGCGGAAGTCTCGCTGGCCTGGCTCATGGCCCGACCGGGGGTCACCGCCCCCATCGCCAGCGCCACCTCCCTGGATCAGCTGGACAGCCTGCTCCGGGCCGCATCGCTGGCCTTGTCAGGCGAAGATGTCGCGGCCCTGGAGCTCGCGAGCCGGTATTAAAGGCTTCCGCGAGGGCGGAGGCCGATCCACGGGCTACTTCCCGTCCCGCTCGAAGGCCTTCACCAGCCAGGGCAGGGCCGCGGCCAGATCGGCTGCCGACGAGAGCTCGAGCTTGTGGGTGAGGCGGTCCTTCTTCTTGGAGCCGCCAGTGTCCTTGAGGCGGCCGGAGAGATCCTTCACGGTGGCCGGGTCGCCCAGGGCGAGGCCCAGGTCCAGGCGGGAGACGAAGGGCCTGATCTCTGCGAAGACATGGTTCCGGTAGAAGGGGACGAGGGTCTCGCAGGGGCAGACCCTCACCTCCTTCCCGAGACCCCGGGCCAGCGCGACGACCTGCTCGAACAGGGGACGGAGGTGCGCCTTCTTCCCGCCGTACTGGGCGTCCACATACCCAGGGGCCGCGGCGAGGTAGCCTTCCGGCGTGTCGTCAAAGGCGTGGCCCGGTGCGGCCGCGGCCCGCTGGGCCACGAACCCGGCCTGGTTGGTGCCGAGGCCCTGTGTTTTCAGCCAGGCCAGGCGGGCCTTGGCCTCGGTCGGACCCTCGGCCTTCACCCGCGCCACCCAGGCCTCCAGGGAGTGCCCGGTCTTCGCCTCCAGGTTGGCCAGGATGCTCTGGACATAGGCCACGCTTGGGTGCAGGTCGTAGGAGGCGGAGGTGCTCGCTGGCTTGGACATGGGGAACTCCGGGGCAAGTGTAGCTGTGATCACCGTCATCGTTTCCCCTCCTCCGGCCCCGGGGGCGTGCTACCTTCCCTCCCAACCTATCCAATCCAATCCACCTCACCCCGTTCTCGGAGTCTTCCATGAGCGATGTGGAAATCAGCATTACCCAGCAGAAGACCATCGAGGCG harbors:
- the ybaK gene encoding Cys-tRNA(Pro) deacylase translates to MSKAPSTNATRLLRQAGIAYTEHLYRYEEHGGTAVSARELGVDEHAVIKTLVMEDERAAPLIILMHGDREVSTKELARQISAKAVQPCKPEVANRHSGYLVGGTSPLGTKKAMPIHAEATIFDLDRIYLNGGSRGFLVGLNPKDLDKVLKVSRVSVAVP
- a CDS encoding arylamine N-acetyltransferase family protein, producing MAADLDLDAYLQRIGFGGETTPRLDTLCGLHFAHATAIPFENLDIQMGLPIRLDLASLQDKLVRRRRGGYCFEHNTLFLAVLKTLGFEAIPCEARVRLGAPGVLPRTHMLLVIRLEGDFWLCDVGFGGEGLLWPVAMDGEQHGQFQNAYRVAEEGGLRVLQSRHEEAWTDLYAFQSEPQFPVDFEMANHYTSTHPESRFVRTLTAQLPGPEVRRILRNRAYAEIRGSRVEGRELAPEEVIPTLRETFGIEVPDGTRFRAFEGA
- a CDS encoding HD-GYP domain-containing protein — encoded protein: MTIKRVKVEDLKAGMYVHDLNCSWLEHGFIRQRFALKHADQIQKIRDHGLNEIYIDTARGDDVAGAPTQAEIEQGLAQRLKASATGGAALAPARVSQREEAIAARSILGEAADVVQGLLQDVRLGKQLDPAKALPLVKAMRSSVLRNPGALISLSRIKNADTYTFQHSVSICALLVSFAQALGMDAATVEEAGLGGLLHDVGKMKVPNEILNKPGKLTEDEFVVMKSHADLGEAILRGVPGISSLVVRIAGEHHEKVSGGGYPRGIAAGEISQIGRMAAIVDVYDALTSNRVYHKGKEPSEVLKRLLEWSGSHLDGDLVQHFIRILGIYPVGSLVRLSGGRLAVVVEQGEDLLRPTVRVVFDASRKLHLQPRDLHLAHATEQIVDYEEPLAWGLDPATYL
- the ggt gene encoding gamma-glutamyltransferase, producing the protein MRIPTACLAPSLVALSLAALPLLAGDRVTGRAFATRSEVAAQHGMACTSQALVTQIALDVLKQGGSAVDAAIAADAALGLMEPTGSGMGGDLYAIVWDAKTKKLHGLNGSGRSPKSLGLEHFKKLGLKHIPPHGPLPVSVPGCVDGWFELHKKFGKLPMAQVLAPAIRYAKEGFPVSELIAYYWDRSVPVLGKFPGFTETFTVDGKRAPKSGEIFRNPRLAKTLEILGKEGRDAFYKGEIARKIDAYMKAQGGFLSYEDLAAHHSEWVEPVSVTYRGYEVWELPPNGQGIAALQMLNILEGYDFSKIPFGSPQHVHLFTEAKKLAFEDRARFYADAAFMKVPLAWLLSKDYAAQRRALIGDRASRRLEAGHPPLKEGDTVYLTTADSEGNMVSLIQSNYRGMGSGMTPGDLGFCLQDRGELFNLEEGNANSYAPGKRPFHTIIPGFITKDGQPFLSYGVMGGEFQPIGHAQIVMNMIDFGMNAQEAGDAPRMSHDGSPEPTGEKGKLPGTIQLESGFPYETVRELMNRGHGVGWMFGGYGGYQAIRWDPRQKVYFGASESRKDGQAAGY
- a CDS encoding DinB family protein is translated as MPFDAAARESFLRRYAEGPALLRRAWEEVPGEARIWRPGEGRWSAQEVLIHCADSETYAAIRIRLLLAEPDPLIVGYDENAWARRFDYHAADPELALTLIGAVRAHTASMLAGLPGEAWERMGRHTQSGPYGTDDWLRSYGEHLEIHAAQIRRNLTAWEAGHGR
- a CDS encoding NAD-dependent malic enzyme; amino-acid sequence: MERYGQKLEPSGRKRVNVPFRGVRLLRNPMYTKGTAFTQEERLALGLEGLLPHAVTTIDQQARRVYASIQCKPDPLEKYIGLAALQDRNEHLFYRVLIDHIQEFLPIVYTPTVGRACQEFSHIFRRARGIWITPEHRGHIAEVLRNAPFEDIRLIVVTDNERILGLGDQGVGGMGIPIGKLALYTAAAGIPPWQTLPVSLDVGTDNLDLLEDEFYLGWRAPRLRGPEYDTLVDEFVHAVKLCFPKALLQWEDFKKFNAFRLLERYRKTLTSFNDDIQGTAAVGVAALIAGVRATGIPIRQHRILFLGSGAAGIGIARLMRTTLRREGLDGEDLTAAMANLDVQGLLVEDDPGLDPLQREFAWPVDMAEKMGLGRGQKRDLLSVIRAFKPTMLIGTSGTAGAFTEEAIREMACYAERPIVLPMSNPTSKCEAKPKDVLAWTDGRALVATGSPFDPVTHAGREHRIGQSNNVFVFPGVGLGILVAEAREVTDGMFTAAARQLAQEVHADDLEAGSLFPPAARIREVTAQVAAAVVREAREAGVANRSLEDAQIPGAVAEAMWNPAYLPADPAPVSAAEADRSMPALV
- a CDS encoding SDR family NAD(P)-dependent oxidoreductase codes for the protein MSDAGLRGGTILVTGAGRGLGREVALRLAARGFTVITGMRRPEPLHDLEVLALNVADEASILAAAAEVKARHGHLDALVNNAGILLDGATGVMELEADTLRRTLETNALGPLRMAQAFAPLMPRGGRIVNVSSEGGSLSAPAAWAPGYCISKTALNAVTVQLAEALRPRGIAVNAVCPGWVRTDMGGAEAPRSLEEGANSILWLLLQASPDLTGGFWRDGERIAW
- a CDS encoding DUF5655 domain-containing protein → MSKPASTSASYDLHPSVAYVQSILANLEAKTGHSLEAWVARVKAEGPTEAKARLAWLKTQGLGTNQAGFVAQRAAAAPGHAFDDTPEGYLAAAPGYVDAQYGGKKAHLRPLFEQVVALARGLGKEVRVCPCETLVPFYRNHVFAEIRPFVSRLDLGLALGDPATVKDLSGRLKDTGGSKKKDRLTHKLELSSAADLAAALPWLVKAFERDGK
- a CDS encoding aldo/keto reductase; the protein is MTHAKRPLGRTGLSISPLVFGGNVFGWTADKQTSFDLLDRFTGAGFETVDTADVYSAWKPGNVGGESETILGEWMRARGCRDRIILITKVGMEMGPGRKGLSGTWIERAVEDSLRRLQTDHLDVYLSHKYDPEAPHEETLAAYQKLIAAGKVRAIGASNFDATQLGAALEVAAEKGLPRYEILQPEYNLYDRKSFDGALRDLSMAEGLGVITYYSLARGFLSGKYRGEADLGLSPRGGGVKAYLNERGFRILQALDEVASRHGAKPAEVSLAWLMARPGVTAPIASATSLDQLDSLLRAASLALSGEDVAALELASRY